One Brachyhypopomus gauderio isolate BG-103 chromosome 15, BGAUD_0.2, whole genome shotgun sequence genomic region harbors:
- the pold4 gene encoding DNA polymerase delta subunit 4 yields the protein MTAKRGLITDTFKVVKKARRNDRRDKKPPSPPTANPEPPCLSERETHLQELKNFDLDWRFGPCTGISRLQRWERAALHGLNPPQQIKDILLKETTDPDYIESLWHSYPL from the exons ATGACAGCCAAGCGAGGCCTCATCACTGACACATTCAAGGTAGTGAAGAAGGCAAGAAGGAATGACCGAAGGGACAAAAAACCTCCTTCACCCCCCACTGCAA ATCCAGAACCTCCTTgcctgagtgagagagaaactcATCTGCAAGAACTGAAAAACTTTGACTTGGACTGGCGCTTTGGACCCTGCACAG gGATCAGTCGGTTGCAGAGGTGGGAGAGGGCAGCACTGCATGGGCTGAACCCCCCACAGCAGATTAAAGACATATTACTGAAGGAGACCACAGACCCAGACTACATAGAGAG CCTCTGGCATAGCTATCCCTTGTGA
- the LOC143476271 gene encoding sarcoplasmic/endoplasmic reticulum calcium ATPase 2, whose amino-acid sequence MDNAHTKTVEEVLGYFGVNESTGLSSEQLRKNRDRWGPNELPAEEGKSLWELVVEQFEDLLVRILLLAACISFTLAWFEEGEGTITAFVEPFVILLILIANAIVGVWQERNAENAIEALKEYEPEMGKVYRQDKKSVQRVRARDIVPGDIVEVAVGDKVPADIRLTSIRSTTLRVDQSILTGESVSVLKHTDPVPDPRAVNQDKKNMLFSGTNIAAGRAIGVVVATGVQTEIGKIRDEMASTDPERTPLQQKLDQFGEQLSKVITVICVAVWGINIGHFSDPVHGGSWLRGAVYYFKIAVALAVAAIPEGLPAVITTCLALGTRRMARKNAIVRSLPSVETLGCTSVICSDKTGTLTTNQMSVCRMFVVDGVTGERCALNEFTVTGSTYAPEGEVYKDGVLVHCSQYEALVEMSTICALCNDSSLDYNESKCVYEKVGEATETALCCLVEKMNVFDTDLRSLTPAERATACCGVIKQLMRKELTLEFSRDRKSMSVFCSPNKLTRSASGAKMFVKGAPESVLERCHWIRVGGGARVPLTSGLREQLLGTVREWGSGRDTLRCLAMATRDSPPDPRTLNLENSSAFSEYESDLTFVGCVGMLDPPRKEVLNAVRMCRQAGIRVIMITGDNKGTALSICRRVGIITEQEEQEAEGAPFGGGLTGREFDELPPHLQRQACRTARCFARVEPTHKSRIVEYLQSLSDITAMTGDGVNDAPALKKAEIGIAMGSGTAVAKSASEMILADDNFSTIVAAVEEGRAIYNNMKQFIRYLISSNIGEVVCIFLTAALGMPEALIPVQLLWVNLVTDGFPATALGFNPPDLDIMSRPPRSPREPLISGWLFCRYLIIGCYVGVATVGAAAWWFMAAHDGPKLSFYQLSHYLQCSEGHADFAGVQCSVFESPYPMTMALSVLVTIEMCNALNSLSENQSLLKMPPWANPWLVGAICLSMALHFLILYVDPLPMIFQIRPLSWPQWVTVLKMSFPVILMDEALKFLARNYIEPSNDLEEEERLQHRHVLREGGGFEGLIAKLRRALKGVSWAFVLISAPLLVWIYSLDSDITNIFWE is encoded by the exons ATGGACAATGCCCATACAAAGACGGTCGAGGAGGTGCTGGGTTATTTCGGGGTGAACGAGTCGACAGGTCTAAGCAGTGAGcaactgaggaagaacagagaccgATGGGGGCCCAACG AATTACCAGCAGAGGAAG GAAAGTCACTTTGGGAACTGGTTGTGGAGCAGTTTGAGGATCTGCTTGTGCGGATTTTGCTTCTCGCAGCATGTATTTCCTTT ACTCTGGCCTGGTTCGAGGAGGGTGAGGGCACCATCACAGCCTTTGTCGAGCCCTTCGTTATTCTCCTCATACTTATCGCTAACGCTATTGTGGGAGTGTGGCAG gaGCGTAATGCAGAAAATGCCATTGAGGCGCTAAAAGAATATGAACCAGAAATGGGTAAGGTGTACAGACAGGACAAGAAGAGCGTACAGAGAGTGCGAGCCAGAGATATCGTGCCTGGAGACATCGTGGAGGTGGCAG TTGGTGATAAGGTTCCAGCAGACATCAGGTTGACTTCCATTCGTTCCACTACTCTGAGAGTGGACCAGTCCATTTTGACGGGAGAGTCTGTCTCTGTGCTCAAGCACACAGACCCTGTACCTGATCCACGTGCTGTCAACCAGGAcaagaaaaacatgctcttttcT ggcacaAACATTGCAGCAGGCAGAGCAATAGGCGTCGTAGTGGCAACCGGCGTGCAGACAGAAATCGGAAAAATCAGGGATGAGATGGCTTCCACGGACCCAGAGAGAACTCCACTACAGCAGAAACTGGACCAGTTTGGGGAGCAGCTTTCCAAG GTGATCACGGTGATTTGTGTGGCGGTATGGGGCATTAATATTGGCCACTTCAGTGATCCTGTGCACGGGGGCAGCTGGCTCAGAGGGGCTGTGTACTACTTCAAGATTGCAGTGGCTTTGGCCGTAGCCGCCATTCCAGAgg GTCTCCCAGCGGTCATCACCACCTGCCTGGCACTGGGCACGCGGCGGATGGCGAGGAAGAATGCTATTGTGCGTTCCTTGCCCTCTGTGGAGACGCTGGGTTGCACCTCGGTCATCTGCTCTGACAAGACGGGCACGCTCACCACCAACCAGATGTCTGTCTGCAGG atgtttgTTGTGGATGGTGTTACGGGTGAGAGGTGTGCTCTGAATGAGTTCACAGTGACTGGATCTACTTATGCACCCGAAGGGGAAGT ATATAAGGATGGAGTGTTGGTGCACTGTAGTCAGTACGAAGCCCTGGTAGAAATGTCCACCATATGTGCCCTCTGTAACGATTCTTCTCTGGACTACAATGAg agtaaatgtgtgtatgagaaGGTGGGTGAGGCGACGGAGACTGCTCTGTGCTGCTTAGTGGAGAAGATGAATGTGTTTGATACAGACCTGAGGAGTCTCACACCTGCAGAAAGAGCTACTGCCTGCTgtggg GTGATTAAGCAGTTAATGCGGAAGGAGTTGACTCTAGAGTTTTCCCGGGATAGGAAGTCCATGTCTGTCTTCTGCTCTCCTAACAAGCTGACCCGCTCTGCCTCAGGAGCCAAGATGTTTGTTAAG GGGGCACCAGAGAGTGTGCTGGAGCGTTGCCACTGGATTCGGGTCGGGGGAGGTGCACGGGTGCCCTTGACCTCTGGACTCAGAGAGCAGCTTTTAGGcacagtgagagagtggggtTCGGGGCGTGACACCCTGCGCTGTCTTGCTATGGCAACCAGAGACTCCCCTCCTGACCCCCGAACCCTGAACCTGGAGAACTCTTCTGCCTTCTCGGAGTATGAG TCGGACCTGACATTCGTGGGGTGCGTGGGGATGTTGGACCCTCCTAGGAAAGAGGTACTGAACGCAGTGCGCATGTGTCGGCAGGCTGGGATACGTGTCATCATGATTACAG GTGACAATAAAGGCACGGCGCTGTCGATCTGCCGGCGCGTTGGCATCATCAcggagcaggaggagcaggaggctgAGGGCGCGCCCTTCGGTGGCGGCTTGACCGGCCGCGAGTTCGACGAGCTGCCCCCCCACCTGCAGCGGCAAGCCTGCCGAACGGCCCGCTGCTTCGCCCGCGTGGAGCCCACTCACAAGAGTCGCATCGTGGAGTACCTGCAGAGCCTCAGCGATATCACggccatg ACGGGCGATGGGGTGAACGATGCCCCTGCTCTCAAGAAGGCAGAGATCGGCATCGCCATGGGGTCAGGCACGGCTGTGGCCAAGTCAGCCTCGGAGATGATCCTGGCAGACGACAACTTCTCCACCATCGTGGCTGCGGTGGAAGAGGGCCGAGCCATCTACAACAACATGAAGCAGTTCATCCGCTACCTCATCTCCTCCAACATAGGAGAGGTGGTCTG TATATTTTTGACGGCTGCTCTGGGCATGCCCGAGGCTCTCATCCCTGTCCAGCTGCTGTGGGTGAACCTGGTGACGGACGGCTTCCCAGCCACTGCCCTGGGTTTCAACCCCCCAGACCTGGACATCATGTCCCGCCCACCGCGCTCCCCCAGGGAGCCCCTCATCTCTGGATGGCTCTTCTGCAGATACCTCATCATTGGCT GTTATGTGGGGGTTGCTACTGTGGGAGCTGCCGCGTGGTGGTTCATGGCAGCACATGATGGACCCAAACTCTCCTTCTATCAGCTG tctcATTATCTGCAGTGCAGTGAGGGGCACGCTGACTTTGCAGGCGTTCAGTGTTCTGTGTTTGAGTCACCATACCCAATGACTATGGCGTTGTCAGTGCTGGTCACCATAGAAATGTGCAATGCTCTTAACAG cCTGTCTGAGAACCAGTCACTGCTAAAGATGCCTCCTTGGGCAAATCCCTGGCTAGTGGGAGCCATCTGTCTTTCCATGGCCCTTCACTTCCTCATTCTCTACGTTGACCCACTGCCT atgATTTTCCAGATCAGGCCATTGTCTTGGCCGCAGTGGGTGACAGTCTTGAAGATGTCATTTCCAGTTATCCTGATGGATGAAGCACTCAAATTCTTGGCAAGGAACTACATTGAGCCTAGCAATGActtggaggaagaggagagattACAGCATCGTCATGTCCTTAGAGAGGGTGGGGGATTTGAAGGCTTGATCGCAAAGTTACGTCGGGCTCTGAAGGGTGTGTCTTGGGCTTTCGTGTTAATCTCTGCTCCTTTGTTGGTCTGGATCTACAGTCTGGACTCGGACATCACCAATATCTTCTGGGAGTAA
- the LOC143476272 gene encoding uncharacterized protein LOC143476272, protein MPTMTCQNTWRQIESIHTSLKTLRSAFGGMTNPEDTKLSLPANKMSKCGLEQRLTNLQACELNLSSQIQKIFNHMKTETQGLVDNMQMNSKTDNCVLSPPVCPTSDLSLWNQITVLLESWSKDVVVYSDKLLHLCPLRP, encoded by the exons ATGCCAACCATGACGTGCCAAAATACATGGAGACAGATTGAGAGCATACACACCTCGCTGAAGACACTGAGAAGTGCTTTTGGTGGGATG ACAAATCCAGAAGACACCAAACTCAGTTTACCAGCAAATAAAATG TCAAAGTGTGGACTCGAACAGCGGCTGACGAACTTGCAGGCATGTGAGCTCAACCTTTCTTCACAAATCCAGAAGATATTTAATCACatgaaaacagaaacacaaggCTTGGTGGATAACATGCAG ATGAACTCTAAGACTGACAACTGCGTCCTGTCACCACCTGTGTGTCCCACTTCAGACCTTTCTCTGTGGAACCAGATTACGGTCCTGCTGGAGTCTTGGTCTAAGGATGTTGTAGTATATTCAGATAAACTACTACACCTCTGTCCTCTCAGACCTTAA